The Spirosoma radiotolerans genome has a window encoding:
- a CDS encoding aminotransferase class V-fold PLP-dependent enzyme yields the protein MQFQTTSFLDVARLRADTPGCQECLFMNSAGASLMPQPVVTAMRDYLQQETQLGGYEVERLRMGQINRFYDEAARLLNTNPGNIAYAYSATDATIQALSAIPFRAGDTILTTSNDYVSNQLAFLSMQQRLGIRLLRINDLPNGDLDLTHLEELIRTHRPVLVAATHIPTNSGLVLPAEEVGNLCRQYGVWYLLDAAQSVGQLPLDVTRIQPDFLVATGRKFLRGPRNTGFLYVSDRALEAGLAPLFIDRRAATWTEPDTYALQTSARRFEPQEISLLSVGLAEAVRYANQVGIKAISQQNLRLMHRLRTGLESLDGLTLLDWGSRQSNILTFHTGRQSLPALEAALRHGRVLFTVQYPQGARIDFQRKGVDWVVRLSPHYFNMLDEIDEVVSLIARFLR from the coding sequence ATGCAATTCCAAACAACTTCCTTTCTCGATGTCGCCCGGCTGCGGGCAGATACACCAGGCTGCCAAGAATGCCTGTTCATGAATAGTGCCGGTGCTTCCTTGATGCCGCAACCTGTTGTAACAGCGATGCGGGATTACCTTCAGCAGGAAACCCAACTGGGCGGTTATGAAGTTGAACGGTTACGAATGGGCCAGATCAACCGCTTTTATGATGAAGCGGCCCGGCTACTGAACACGAACCCCGGCAACATTGCCTATGCCTATAGTGCTACCGATGCCACGATTCAGGCGCTGTCGGCCATACCCTTCCGGGCGGGCGATACGATTCTGACCACTTCGAACGATTATGTCTCTAACCAACTGGCGTTTCTGTCGATGCAGCAGCGGTTGGGCATCCGGCTACTGCGGATCAATGACCTGCCCAACGGCGACCTTGATCTAACTCACCTGGAGGAGTTGATACGAACACACCGGCCGGTACTGGTCGCGGCTACCCACATACCGACGAACTCCGGTCTGGTGTTGCCTGCTGAAGAAGTGGGCAACCTCTGCCGGCAATACGGCGTCTGGTATCTGCTCGATGCGGCCCAATCGGTGGGGCAATTGCCACTCGATGTCACCCGGATTCAGCCCGACTTTCTGGTAGCAACAGGCCGTAAGTTTCTGCGTGGCCCGCGTAACACCGGTTTTCTTTACGTATCGGATAGGGCGCTGGAGGCCGGATTGGCGCCCCTGTTCATCGACCGGCGGGCCGCTACCTGGACTGAGCCAGATACCTACGCTTTGCAGACCAGTGCCCGCCGATTTGAGCCACAGGAGATTTCGTTGCTCAGCGTTGGACTGGCCGAAGCGGTTCGGTACGCCAATCAGGTGGGCATAAAGGCTATTTCCCAACAGAACCTACGCCTGATGCACCGGCTCCGAACGGGTCTGGAATCACTCGACGGGCTGACCCTGCTGGACTGGGGCTCCCGGCAAAGCAATATCCTGACCTTTCACACGGGCCGCCAGTCGCTGCCCGCGCTGGAAGCCGCCCTCCGACACGGGCGAGTGCTTTTCACGGTCCAGTATCCCCAGGGAGCCCGGATCGATTTTCAACGAAAGGGTGTAGACTGGGTGGTCCGATTGTCGCCCCATTATTTTAATATGCTGGACGAAATAGACGAAGTGGTCAGCCTGATCGCCCGTTTTTTACGGTGA
- a CDS encoding DUF1572 family protein produces MQNDYLKSVISQFEYYKLLGEKTLAQLPDDALFWHYNPESNSIAILVNHLWGNMLSRWTDFLSTDGEKEWRDREGEFANDSQSRDELQQKWDEGWRVLLDTLNSLQEDDLSKIVYIRHQGHTVVEAINRQLAHYSYHIGQLVFLGKMLAKNWTSLSIPRGESRQFNAEKFAQPKHREHFTDAYLKPDHQ; encoded by the coding sequence ATGCAGAACGATTATTTAAAAAGTGTGATCAGCCAATTTGAGTATTATAAACTACTCGGAGAAAAAACATTGGCACAACTGCCCGACGACGCGCTTTTCTGGCATTACAACCCGGAAAGCAATAGCATTGCCATTCTGGTGAACCACCTTTGGGGGAATATGCTGAGTCGCTGGACGGATTTCCTCTCGACTGATGGGGAGAAAGAATGGCGCGATCGGGAGGGCGAGTTTGCCAATGATAGCCAGTCCAGAGATGAACTACAGCAGAAATGGGATGAAGGCTGGCGCGTTCTTTTAGACACCCTCAACTCATTACAGGAAGATGACCTTTCCAAAATAGTCTATATCCGACATCAGGGCCATACGGTGGTGGAAGCCATCAACCGGCAGTTGGCTCATTATTCGTACCACATCGGCCAACTGGTTTTTCTGGGGAAAATGCTGGCGAAAAACTGGACGTCGCTCTCGATTCCAAGAGGTGAGTCCAGGCAATTTAACGCCGAGAAATTCGCCCAGCCCAAACATAGAGAACATTTTACTGACGCTTATCTGAAACCGGATCACCAATAA
- a CDS encoding nuclear transport factor 2 family protein, with amino-acid sequence MTQQQATQFADEWIRAFNAHDLDAILSHYTDELEFYSPFIPLLKFNESGRITSKRDLARYFQLGLTTYPDLHFTLHTVFVGIDTLVIYYTSVNNRLASEVFQLDEMGKARKVFCHYAG; translated from the coding sequence ATGACGCAACAACAAGCCACTCAATTTGCCGATGAATGGATCCGTGCATTTAATGCGCACGATCTGGACGCCATTCTGTCCCATTATACCGACGAGTTGGAATTTTATTCGCCTTTTATTCCGCTCCTGAAGTTCAATGAGTCAGGCCGTATCACCAGCAAGCGCGATCTGGCGCGCTATTTTCAGCTGGGCCTGACCACCTACCCCGATCTACACTTTACGTTGCATACCGTTTTTGTCGGAATCGACACCCTGGTTATTTACTACACGTCGGTCAATAACCGACTGGCCAGCGAAGTTTTCCAACTGGATGAGATGGGTAAAGCCAGGAAGGTGTTTTGTCACTATGCCGGGTGA